One Acetobacter ghanensis DNA window includes the following coding sequences:
- a CDS encoding glycosyltransferase family 2 protein, with translation MSLLSIVIPCYNEAGNIPLIFRRLRETLGTRQDVEIILVDNGSGDTSPAVFEQEMATHADPRFRVVRVPVNQGYGYGITQGLAAAQGDVLAWTHADMQTDPKDVLTAFDLYQSLPPALRIIKGKRRNRRLLEALFTFGMQCVASAALKVRLDDVNAQPKLFSRAFYERYIRHDAPKDFSLDLYLLYQARRNGYEIVTIPVDFSQRLHGEAKGGGSWKTRIKLIRRTFAYIFELRNALITKEKPHADH, from the coding sequence ATGAGCCTCCTTTCCATAGTTATTCCCTGCTACAACGAGGCCGGGAATATTCCCCTGATTTTTCGCCGCCTGCGCGAGACCCTTGGAACACGGCAGGATGTGGAAATCATTCTGGTTGATAATGGGTCAGGCGATACATCTCCGGCTGTTTTTGAGCAGGAAATGGCAACACACGCGGATCCACGTTTCCGCGTTGTGCGGGTACCGGTCAATCAGGGCTATGGTTATGGGATCACACAGGGGCTTGCCGCGGCTCAGGGGGATGTTCTGGCATGGACCCACGCGGATATGCAGACCGACCCCAAGGACGTACTAACGGCGTTTGACCTGTACCAGTCCCTGCCTCCGGCGCTGCGGATTATTAAAGGCAAACGGCGCAACCGCCGCCTGCTTGAGGCTCTTTTTACATTCGGCATGCAGTGCGTGGCCTCTGCGGCACTGAAGGTACGGCTGGATGATGTAAACGCCCAGCCTAAACTCTTCTCCCGTGCATTTTATGAGCGTTATATCCGGCATGACGCCCCCAAAGACTTCTCGCTCGATCTTTATCTGCTCTATCAGGCCCGCCGGAATGGCTATGAGATCGTCACTATCCCGGTAGATTTTTCCCAAAGGCTCCATGGCGAAGCCAAGGGAGGCGGCAGCTGGAAGACCCGCATCAAGCTGATCCGCCGCACGTTTGCCTATATTTTTGAACTACGTAATGCCCTGATCACCAAGGAAAAACCTCATGCTGATCATTGA